The Arvicola amphibius chromosome 4, mArvAmp1.2, whole genome shotgun sequence genome includes the window GGAAGTGAGACTCTGTATAATGTATGACAGCAGTTCAaggtaacaaaaaaaaaccaaatggatCAAAGTTCACAGATTTCTGAATCAAAACTGAATTTCTTTTACTCTACTAAGGGAGACTGGGAAGTAATACATGGCATGATTGGAAGGCAACAAAGTGAAGACATGAATTCACTTGGGGCTTCTGTGCTCCTGGTGTCTGTCACACATGCAATGGAGGGAAGATGATTAGTGAACAGTGGAGCAGAAATCTCTAGGCTACAGAGACATGGATGTCTGAATTTGTAATGTTTATCTATGTCATTGTAGTATGTGTAATTTTTcttgaaagttatataaaatTACAATGACATAGTTTATCAAATTCTTCAAGAACATCAATATACGAAAATAGAGCAAattacaaatgaacaaacaagagtTGATTAGGCAACAGGAAAAAGAAGCACTACTTCATTTTGTATCTCAGTAGAAAAggcatagagagttctaggaaaTGATGGGAGATAGAAACATGTTATGAATTTGGAAAAATCATTGATAATTGTAATAAATACAGACATCTGGAGTTTGGGGTTATAGTTAATATGACGACTGTCAGATATATATGTTCTTATATATCTTAGATATatgttcactttattttattttaaatgatccTGATATTTTCTCCTTAGGATATTAGAGAATAAGAATGATAATGAAGAACCAAAGTGtcatctcccagttcctcctcctggGCCTACCAATCCCCCCAGAACAACAGCACCTGTTCTATGCCCTGTTCTTAGCCATGTACCTCACTACTGTCCTGGGGAATCTCCTCATCATCGTCCTCATTCTACTGGACTCCcatctccacacacccatgtacttctttctCAGCAATTTGTCCTTTGCTGatttctgcttttcctctgtCACAATGCCAAAATTGCTGCAGAACATGCAGAGCCAAGTACCATCCATCTCCTATGCAGGCTGCCTGACACAAATAttcttctttctatattttggatacCTTGGGACCTTCCTCCTTGTAGtaatggcctatgaccgctatgtggctatCTGTTTTCCCCTTCATTACACAAACATCATGAGTTCTaagctctgtgggagcctggtGGTACTGTGTTGGGTGCTGACCACATTCCATGCTTTGCTACACACCCTACTCACAGCCAGATTGTCATTCTGTGATGACAATGTGATCCCCCACTATTTCTGTGATATGACTACTTTGCTGAAACTGGCTTGTTCTGACACCCATGATAACAAATTGGCAATATTTATCTTAGGAGGCCCTATAGTTGTACTCCCTTTCCTTCTCATCATTGTTTCCTATGCAAGAattgttttctccatcttcaAGGTCCCTTCTTCCCATGGTATCCGTAAAGCCTTTTCTACCTGTGGTTCTCACCTGTCTGTGGTGTCGCTATTCTATGGGACAGTCATTGGTCTCTACTTATGTCCTTCTGCTAATAACTCTACTGTGAAGGAGACCATCATGACTTTGATGTATACAGTGGTGACTCCCATGCTCAATCCCTTCATCTATAGCCTTAGGAACAGAGACATGAAGGGAGCATTAGAAAGAGTATTTTGTAAAAAGCAAAGTACTTCCTTCCTATGATGGTAACACTttagatttttatataatttcttttagaaaaaaattaatattaatattggaTGTTGTTACAGAATTTTTACTCACTTTGGATGTTACTGTTTAAAGGTCCCACAATATAACTTTTACTACAAAAATTAGAAGGAGTTTATATGAGTAGCtgaatttggaaaataattttgaggGACCTGAATATGCACTCCTTGTTTTGTCCAGGCAGTCCTGGATATTTTAGTAGACTTAAAGTCATATATAATCCCCATCATTATTCCAGGATTTTCTCATTTTGTCCTAATGTCTACTATGACTATGTGCTTATATATGTATACTCTATGATCTCAGATCCATACTTAAAATTATCCAAATATCTCAACTCACCAGCCCTTTTCCAGGCTTTCACATGTTCTTTCTACAGTctgtaattaaataattatataatttaatccCCTAAAATCTATCTAATCCATTGTCTATACCAGTTTTGACTCTTAACAGATTTCAGTAAGTCCttggtattttgttttcattattgtactTTTTTTCTATATCTGATATTTATCAGTAGCCAGGGACAACTTGATGTGTTTCttcaaaattatacaaaaatatttggTTACAgcttgatgttttcttttctttttctttctttatgggcttgattttattttgttttcttggttttggtgAGTTTTGATGTTATAATGGGTGATTTTTTGAAATATAAGTTAAAATTGTGTGAGTAGGGAGGGGAAGAGTGTCTGGAGGgagaaatatgatcaaaatatatttaacttaatttttaaaaagataaaaataaagcataaaatatatattttttaaaaaaactgaattcCAATAAATCAATGTCTTAAATATAAGACATGGAAATATGAGACCATTATTAGAAGGAAACCCCAGAAAAAGTCTTTAGATTTGAGgataaaaacagacataaaaatcaatcaaaaaaaccaaaaagtggcAAGTGGGATTACATCAAACTAAAAAGGCTGAGCATGGCGTCCCACCATAGAAAATGGGCCACAACAATCTGGCTCATGCACCAGGGGTAGATGCTGGTCCtgctgccaggggcccctcacaTAATCCAAGCTTCAACACTGTTTCCCACATGTggaaggcctagtttggtcccatggagtCTCCACAGCTGTCGGTCTAGTGTTCATGAGTCTCCACGATCTTGGACCAGCTGTCTTTGTAGATTCCTCCATCGTGATTTTGACCtgccttgctcatatattccctcatAGCTCTTTTTGCCTGGATTCTCTGAGCTTGACCTGGTGCTTGtttgtggatctttgcatctggttccatcagttttTGAAAGAAGCCTCTATGATAAGAATCAGAGTATTTACCAATTTGATTAGAGGGGAAGGTCAGTTTGGGGACCCTGTCCActattgctgggagtcttagttggggtcatccttgtggattcttatGTATTTCCCAAGCATTAGGTTTCTCCCTAACACCATAGTGACTCTCTCTATAAAgatatctttttcatttctttcccacttcatccctctcccctcaaccattctgttccctcatgttctcatgcATCTTACCCTCCACTTTACAGTCTCCCTTGCCTTCAGCTTACCtaagagatctcatctaatttcctttcccagggtgatccatgtgtccctcttagggtcatCCTTGTTGCCCATCTTTTAAaactgtggattgtagtctggttatccttggctttacatctaatatccacagATGGGTGAGtacctcactcagaatttttttctagtcctatccatttgcctgcaaatttcatgaggtcattttTTCCTAAAGTTGAGTgatactctattgtataaatataccataatttccttattcatttttcagttgagggacatttagattATTTACAAGTTCTggtattatgaataatgctactataaacattGTTGAGGAAGTGACCTTGTAGTATGGATTGAGTAACCTTTGGGTATAATCCCAAGATTAATATctctgggttttgaggtaggttgattcctaattttctgagaaaccaccatactgattttcaaagtggttgtagaaGTTTGCATTTTCTGGATAGGTTCCACATACCAATATTGAATCAAAAATAGATAAACAATTgaaatagacctataatccctaaggaaatagaaacagtcatcaaaagtctctcaaacaaaaaattaaaatcctagTAACAGATGACTTCAGTGTAGAATTTTTCAAGAATTTCAGAGGAGCTAATTCTAAAACTCTTCAAATTGTTTTACGcattagaaacagaaggaacattgccaaactctatTTACAAGGCTATAGTTatcctgatactcaaaccacatgaAGATGCAACAAAGAAGGGGAACTACAGAACAATTTCCCTAATGAACactgatgtaaaaatactaaataaaataatggcaaaccaaatccaagaacatatcaaaaaatgaTCCACCATGAATGACCAAGCAAACTTGATCCCAGAGATGTcaggttggttcaacatatggaaatctgTCAAGGTAATCCACCAtatgaaaaaatgaaagcaaaaaaaaaaaaaaaacacgatcatctcattaggtgaTGAAAAAGGCTTTGAGAAAATCCAACATttattcatgataaaggtcttgaagagaacagggatacagcgaacatatctaaacataataaaagcattccatccaaaattaaagaatataccttcttctagggacctcatggaacattctctaaAATTGTCCACAAACTAGGTAACAAAGAAATCCTTAACAGAtagcaaaaataaagaataaccccatgtatcttattggatcactatggcttaaaattagaattcaatagcaacactaattttagaaagcccacaaacacacagaaactaaacaaTGCACACCTGAAtaaccaatgggtcaaggaagaaataaaggaagaaattaaagaatttctaaaaaatcaatgaaaatgaccacacaacatactgaaatttatggggcacaatgaaagcagtctTAAAAGgagagttcatagcactaaatgtctacataaagaagctggaaaaattccacaccAATGAGTTAACTGAACAACTGAAAActctggaacaaaaagaaacaaactcacccaggaggactacatgacaggaaataatcaaattgagagctgaaatcaccaaagtagaaacaaataaaacaatacaaagaatcaatgatacaaagagttgattctttgagaaaatcaacaaaatagacaaaactttatccaaactaaccaagaggcagagagaaaatatctaaattaacaaaaactgaaataaaaaagaggacataaaaacagacacagaagaaatacagagaatcatcaagtcatatttcaaaaacctgtatttcacaaaattggaaaacttaaagtaaATGGACAGCTTTCTGGAAagatatcacttaccaaaattaaatcaagacaataTAAGCacattaaacagacctataactgctgaagaaatagaaacagtgattaaaaagtctcccaaccaaaaaaatcccaggaccagaggGTTTCAGATCAGAATTCTAAAGAACTAATACCAGTACTTTCAaagtattccacaaaatagaaacagaaagaacattaccgaactctttttatgaggctccaattaccctaatacccaaatcacagaaagacattactaagaaagagaattacaaaccaatctcactcacgaACATTGAtgttaaaatactaaataaaatgcaGGCAAATTGAATCAAAAAACACATGAGAACAGTCATCCACCGTGATCACAtctgcttcatcccagagatacagggatggttcaacatatgaaaatctgtcaacataatccactatataaacaaactgaaaataaaaaccacatgatcatcttattaaatgttgaaaaagcttttgataaaatacaacatcccttcagtttaaaggtcctggagagagcagagatacaaggaacatacctaaagataataaaggcaatatacagcaagccatcagccaacatcaaactaaatggaaagaaactcccagcaatcccactgaaaccaggaataagacaaggttgtccattcactccttatctattcaatatagttcttgaggtcctagctagagcaataagacactaaaggagatcaaggggatacaaattggaaaaaaagaagtcaaatgcTCACTATTAATAATATCATAGTttacataagagaccccaaaaattctaccaaggaacttctacaactcataaacactttcagtaatgtagcaggatacaagattaactcaaaaaatgagtagctctcctgtacacagttgataaatgggctgaaaaagaaataagagaaacatcacccttcacaatagccaaaaatagcataaaatatctccgAGTAACTCtacccaaacaagtggaagacttgtatgacaagagctttaaatctttgaagaaagaaactgaagaagacaccagaaagtggaaagatcatgcatgctctttggtaggtagagttaatatagtaaaaatagcaatcttaccaaaatcaatctacagattcaatgcaatgcccatcaaaatcccagcaaaattcttcacagacctcgaaagaatggtactcttcatatgcaaaagcaaaaaacccaggatagcccaaacaattctgtacaataaaagaacttctggaggtaccacatccctgacttcaaattgtactacagagctacagtactgaaaacagactgctattggcataagaacagacaggaggaccaatggaaccaaatagaagatcAGGATAGGaatccacacacctttaaatacctgacttttgacaaataAGCTTAAATtatagaatggaagaaagaaagcatctttaacaaatggtgttagcataactggatatcaatatgtagaagaataataatagatccatatctatcaccatgtacaaaactcaagtccaaattgatcaaagacctcaacatacatccaagcacactgaaccttatagaggagaaattgggaagtacacttgaactcattggcacagaagaccaattcctaaatataaccccagtagtacagatactgagagaaacaattaataaatggaacttcctgaaactgaaaagcttctgtaaagccaaaaacatggtcaacaagacaaacaacagcatacagaatgggaaaagatcttcacttaCCTCACATTAcaggtatgatctccaaaatatacaaataactcaagaaattggtcatcaaaagagcaaacaatccaataaaaatggaattcagacctaaacagagaactctcaacagagtagTCTAAAATGgccaaaacacttttaaaaatgctcaatatccttagtcattaaagtaatgcaaattaaaataacacTGAGATTCTATTTTCCACctataagaatgaccaagatcaaaaacactgatgacaacttatgctggagaggttgtgtggtaaaggaaacacttctgtattgctggtgggaatgcaagctggtacagcgcctttggatgtcagtgtggtgatttctcagaaaattatgaaacaaccttcctcaagacctagtaataccacttttgggtatataaccaaaggttGCTCAAGTGTGCCACAAGgttatgtgctcaactatgttaatagcagcatttttCGTCATAGCCAGacctgaaacaacctaaatgtccctcaactaaagaatggataaggaaaatgtggtacatttactcaatggagtactacaagcagaaaaaaataatgacatcttgaattttgcaggcaaatggatggagctagaaaacataattttgagtgaggtaacccagacaaagacaattatcacatattctcactcataagttgtttttaaacaaaaagcaaagaaaaccagcccaaaaATTACAATCCCAAAGATCCtagacaacaataaaaaccctaagaaagacatacataaatctaatctacatgggaagtagaaaaggacaagatctcctgattaaattgggagcatgggaaccatgagagcgggttgaagaggaggggagaagctgggaggagagtaagaaaaatgtagagatcaataaaaaatcaataaaaaagaattctggaTTTACAATCATGTCCcagttctttgaattctttagaGAAATCTTAGTTTAAAAGCAAACTGTACTTTACAAGGAAACACATATTCTGTTAAGCAATTTATCTTAAGCAATGTTATCAGTCTTCAGCCACCCACAGTCCTGGACTCATTGTTCACTGCAAAAGACCACTCAGAAATGCAGGAAGCCAGGCAGCCCACTGAATATCAGTCCTATAGTCTTGCTGCTGTTCTGTGCCCTGGCTCTTCCATAAAGATGGCCTCAGTAAATCAGCCCCATCTGATAAGCCCAAAGCCAACTTTGGTGCATTTTAGGGAGCAAAAGCTCAAAAACTGCCAGCTGTTATCTTTAATAATTATAATGGGTGCCACCACGAATCAACCTTTGACCATGTTAAGTGACTTGACAGTTCAAAGCTGGTCCTATGGACTCAGTGGGTAGGCAGCTGATTGATTTTTTCATCcatttttgctcattttcaaGGCATGCTTTCCTGAAACAGAGGTATTTCTTTTACCTGGAATCCAAAGGAGAACACTGATGGTCTTTGTTCTTGTTGCACTGGATACCTCTTTTGTTTGATGATATTGTTTTTATCTAACTatagatttatttccttttataatgaTTTTGGTTTAGTATGGTCATGTACACAGAGCATAAAATTTATACATAATTGTAGTCCCTTTTAAATGTACAGTTCAGTGGCATCAAATGTGTTCAGATTGTACAATTTACCTTAAATTCCTAAGCACAGTTTGCTATCTCACTGACCACAGAACCATCATCCTAGTTGCTATTCTGGGGCACCCAGGAACCCTGAAACCAACCCCCAGTCAGATGTGACATCTTACCTCCTGACAtgtgagtaaattgggagcatggtgaccttgggagagggttgaagtgaaggaaaggggcagggagggcagcagagaaaaatgtagagatcaataaaaatcaataaaaaataaaaaatattattaagcaacaaaaatcaattattggCACATGGAACTACATAGAAATACCTTGAAAACATGTTAATAGAAGACAACTATGAAGAGCTTTTATTCAGTTGAAATATCAAGAATAGGACAATGTGAAAGAACATAAAGTAGAGTGGAATTGCCTGTGGATAGTTGGAGGTGGTGACTGAAAGCTAATGGAGTATGTGTGAATGGGCAACAGACATCTTTGGGGAATAATGGCTTCTAAAATGCACTGTATACTGCTTGAAAGACACCAAACATACCAAGgctatttaattatatttatgaatgtgAAAATCACAGTTATTAGGGATGAATGAATTGGAACTTGAGTCTATCATACAATCATTTTTGCTTCTACTGTCAAAATCACAAAGAGTAGATGCATCATTTTTCTTAGAGTGATTTCATCCAATTGATTAGCTAGCAAAACGTAGTTGTTCTAGTCAACTAGATCTAACACAATATGTCTAAAATACTTGATAGATCCCTAAATCCCACATACTATTTTCACATTCAAATTCAAATGTTAATCATCTCTACAGGTCAATAAATATTGGCCCAATAAGGATCAAGATTCCCTGGGGTAGAAAGTTTGTGTTTCATTATCATGTACAGAAATTCATCTAACCAATGACTGCCAAGTTCAGAACTACAATGAAGGAAGGAATTAAAGATGTCACCTATGTCCTGTGATCAATGCTGGACTCAGAAGTTCATGCTGAATTCATGACCTTAGGAAGTGACCTCACATATATGGAGAGAAGTTAGGGTAATGGTGGTATTAGGTGCAATGAAGGTTTTCATAAAAAGGTAAGAAGATGAAATGAGTGAACTGGCACAGGAGCTTGGACTACTCTTCTATAGGCTTGAAGAAGCATTGAAAATGCCATCCTCTTGTCATATTTTTGACATCATATACTGGCACACATAGAAGGTTGGATGATGGAGTTTAAATTTTTCAGAAGGTTGTATATATGCACTAAGTCTTTTGGAGGTAGTCATGTTGAATTGAGATGCTTTTCTTGGATGTCTCCCCATTGTGTGTGATTTTCTATGATCTCACTCTGCTTAAAAACTGTTGGATAGGCTGGAACCAATCAAGGAAGACTTTTAATGGCTTCTTGTGTAACTTCTTGTTGTATGAGACAAGTTAAGTCATTAACAATCAGAATAAGGCCTGGTAGCATGGGGGGGTTCCCAATCACCCTTCGTTACTTCTCCCTCTGGGAAAATGGGATCTATTCAAGCAGAAACCCTGCCCATACTTGAGTAGGCAATAAGTATTCTTTCTATGTTTTTTGACtttcttgttgctgttatttgttttgtttgttgttgtttaaattctACATTTCCTAAGTGTAGGAAGGAGTGATTGGTGATGATAATTGGACTCCACTAGAGATCCTGGAGGAAAATTGGCCCTTGAAAGGTCCTGGGTAATTAGTATGTCTTTAATGACTTAGACAGGATCTGAACTCCCATGGGATGCAGTGCCCCTAGGGCTCAGAGATGGCAGCAGGGGGATGTGACTAGGAATGGTGCAGGTATGCGATCAGGATAGAGGCTACTAGTTCCTGTGactgcaaataaaataaaggtgaACATGATAGTGAACTCAAATTTTTGGTTCAGTCTCAGTAGAGCTGGGTAAATTCAGGAAAATACGCTGGTATATTGTTGTCAGTCCAAATGAATTTTGAGTGTGATACAGGACAGTTTTCCAGGTATGATAGcattcttcttttctctgtcttccaagaCTTCACCATACTGAGAAAGTATTTGTTTCATAGTTATCATAAAACCACTTTTATTGGTgagtttattacatttacttatacTGTAATTTTGTCTTAATATCATACCATTTCAACAAGAGAGAAGCACTGTGAGATGGAGTTCTCTGCTGTGATGCTGAACAGTTGTTTACTAGACTTGTGGGTCTTAACAAATTTATGATTAATTTACTTGCAACTTTACAAATACGTTTTAGTGGTAAGAGGTGTGATTGATTCTAAGGACAGTCCATCAAGGATGACATGACTATCATGTGGGTGTTCATGTAAAATATACAGCGAAAGCTACTCAACCAAAATCAGTACTGCAACAGAATCCTAGATG containing:
- the LOC119811908 gene encoding olfactory receptor-like protein I9, whose protein sequence is MIMKNQSVISQFLLLGLPIPPEQQHLFYALFLAMYLTTVLGNLLIIVLILLDSHLHTPMYFFLSNLSFADFCFSSVTMPKLLQNMQSQVPSISYAGCLTQIFFFLYFGYLGTFLLVVMAYDRYVAICFPLHYTNIMSSKLCGSLVVLCWVLTTFHALLHTLLTARLSFCDDNVIPHYFCDMTTLLKLACSDTHDNKLAIFILGGPIVVLPFLLIIVSYARIVFSIFKVPSSHGIRKAFSTCGSHLSVVSLFYGTVIGLYLCPSANNSTVKETIMTLMYTVVTPMLNPFIYSLRNRDMKGALERVFCKKQSTSFL